The Pyrenophora tritici-repentis strain M4 chromosome 8, whole genome shotgun sequence genome contains a region encoding:
- a CDS encoding TAP-C multi-domain protein produces the protein MVDSEQSRGYRGRGRGRGPRGGRNHFQSDDRSKDEPMDKEKLKSNPSYPLMEGFLTRRYDAPNKLLNLSTIASDQEILEAGMFATEGAQKKFFPALMIICDAILETQEAKEQAIHSVTLAGNNLENTHAVYQLCNHFRHIQNLDLSNNAFATLDALKPWKGRFRNVEHLIADPFPSMDWEDEITSWFPKLKILNGTQVRPSASATDKHTTNAQQIPPPSVTPTPPLPAPEFADPEQQAKEEMIAYVQRETNLTRDYAIQCLEAGQWNLEQAGALFTQSRDSLPAEAFN, from the coding sequence ATGGTCGACAGTGAGCAGTCTCGCGGGTACCGCGGCAGAGGCCGTGGGCGAGGGCCCCGAGGCGGCCGAAACCACTTCCAGAGCGATGACCGCTCCAAAGATGAGCCCATGGACAAAGAGAAGCTCAAGTCAAATCCCTCTTACCCGCTCATGGAAGGCTTCCTCACCCGCCGCTATGATGCGCCAAACAAGCTCCTCAACCTCTCCACCATCGCCAGCGACCAAGAAATCCTGGAAGCAGGAATGTTCGCGACAGAAGGTGCCCAGAAGAAGTTCTTCCCGGCCCTGATGATCATCTGCGACGCCATCCTCGAGACGCAAGAAGCCAAAGAGCAAGCCATCCACAGCGTCACTCTTGCAGGCAACAACCTCGAAAACACACACGCAGTCTACCAACTCTGTAACCACTTCCGCCACATCCAAAACCTCGACCTCAGCAATAACGCTTTCGCAACGCTGGACGCACTCAAGCCATGGAAGGGCCGCTTCAGAAACGTCGAGCACCTCATCGCCGACCCCTTCCCCAGTATGGACTGGGAAGATGAGATCACCTCATGGTTCCCCAAGCTGAAAATTCTCAACGGCACCCAAGTCCGACCTAGCGCATCGGCAACCGACAAGCACACTACAAACGCACAGCAAATACCCCCACCATCCGTCACTCCCACACCACCACTACCAGCCCCTGAATTTGCCGACCCAGAGCAGCAGGCCAAAGAGGAGATGATTGCCTATGTGCAGCGCGAAACCAACCTGACACGTGACTACGCCATTCAGTGTCTCGAAGCCGGTCAGTGGAACCTCGAACAAGCCGGCGCTCTCTTCACACAAAGCCGCGACTCTCTACCAGCCGAAGCATTTAATTAG